The genomic stretch TCAGTTTTTTCTTCGGGCTGTGGGGCTTGGTGCCCACTACAATTTCCTCCATAAGTATCAAACTCCCTATCCATCTTTGTCATGAAAAGAAAAACGTAGAGTAGCGCTTCGATATACGTGTCAAACATGCCTTTTGAAAAAAAAATCAGGAAGGAAGGATACCTTCCTTCCTGATCGAAACAACCTTACTTCACAGACCAGTTATCAATTCTCCACTGCAATACTTCATTGATGCGATCTTCATAAGCTTTAACGTCCAGTTTTTGAATCTCAGAAACGTATTCACTCCAAACACCGTCAAATTCAGTTGGTTTAGCCAGAATAGCTCTAGGTAAATACTTAGTAGACGTTTCATTCAGCTTCGTACTTGCAATTTTGGCTGGAGATCCTTCAACCAAGTCAACTGACCACGCTGGGTAATAAACCGGGTTTTCCGGTGGAGCACTGAAGAAGTCAATATAGCTGTTAAACCCGTACGCATCGAGTACTTCTTTATCAAACGGTTTCAAGCTTGCTTGATATTCTTCCGGCTGATTACTTGCCGAAGTTGCGTTTCCATCACTGAAATAACCTTCCAGCTTCGGTGCAGTTGCATAGAACGCATCTGCTTTGTTTGCAAGCTTCCAAGTCGCATCCGTTGCTTTGTCACGCTGTTCTTGAGTTTTCATGAAACGTCCTTCTTCATTGACGTAGTAGTCCTCGTCCTGAACACCCCACGTCATTAACTTCTGCCAATCTTCTTCGATCAGCTTATCAAGTACTTTGATAATCTTCACAGGATCCTTGGCACTTACAGTAATACCGAACCCGTTATTAAGATTCAGTGCTGCGCGGTCACGATAGTAGTCTTTCGTACTGCTGTCGTAAACAAGTGGGAAACCTACATAAGTTCGTTCGATTTTCTTTTGCGTTGTCAAAGAATCTTCTGCTTGTTGGAAGTTCCAGTGCTGGTCGAACATGCCGAGTACTGCGCCGCTGGACAATTTAGCCATGTACTGATCATAGTTTTGTGCAAATGCTTCCTTGTCAAGCAAGCCCTTAGCATTGATTTCATTGAGCTTTTGATAGTACTGTTTGGCATAATCCTTATCCGCAAAAATTTCAGCTTTTCCGTCGTTTACAACCACACCGCCATCATTCGGATGACCGATCAAATGCTGCGGTGCATTGAGCAAGCTCCAGTTTTTCCAGTCATAGTTCAGGACTTCAAAACCAATCGTTGGTTTGCCATCAATCGTTGGATACTTTTCCTTGTATTTCTCGATCAAGTCGAAGTATTCATCAAGCGTTTTCAATTGTGGATAACCAAATTCTTTTAGTACCGCTTTTTGAACCCAAAATGCAGGTCCGCTGTAATAAGTATCAGACACTTCACCGTTATATGCCCCGTAGTTAGGCAGATAATAGATATGTCCATCATTAGGATCCTTCATCTGATTCCAGTACTTCTCGTAGTGTTTCTTCAAGTTAGGAGCATGTTCCTCGATCAGATCTTCCAGTGGGATTACCGAACCCGCCGCTGTCAGCTTGGTATCCGCTGAGATCAAGTCTGGATAATCACCGCCAGCAATCATAACGCCGAGCTTCTGGTTCTTGTCACCAGCCAGAAATTCGAAGTTAAATGAAACGCCAAGCTCTTCCTTGATTTTCTTGTAGATTTTGTTGTCTGCAGTTGGCTGTTGTCCGGCCTCGTTTAGGAAAACCGAGATTTCTATCGGATTATCAGTTCCAACCTCGCTGCCCTTACTGCTTGTTTCTCCGCCGCCTGAATCACTTCCACTGCCGCCTGAACAGCCGGCCAGCACTACACCCAGTGACAACAGCAATGTTGCCCCCGCGCGGAAAAACGGTTTTTTTCTTTCCCCCATAAAGCACCTCCAAATTTTGTCTTGCCATGTTGAAAGCCCTTACATTGTGTAATTTCATTATAGATTTAACGTGTAGTCGAAACTATATCTGAATTATAGGTCTTTCCGAGGAAAATACAGGTTTTCTTATAATTGGACATTTTTCTTGTAATCATTAGGCGACATGTTCATCCGTTTCTCGAATTGCTTTAAGAAAAGAGGGTAGCTTGAATATCCTACCTTCTCAGAAATTTCACTATTTTTGTATTGATTCATTTGAAGTAAACGGCAAGCTTCCTCAATCCGCAAATTATGGAGCATTTCATTAAATCCAATCCCATTTTTACGTATTAGTAACTGCCCTAAGTAGGCCGGATGAAGGAAGAAATGTTCCGCCAGCATCTTAATGGTCAGCCCCTCACGAAAATGCACATGAATATAATCATTAATATCTTGTACAATGCCTTGTGTTTCAGCTGGATTCTCTTTAAGCAACAGCTCAAAGCAAACTCGTCCGCATGAATACAGCATATCGATCAGAACATCTAAGGTCAGCATGGTTGCATCCAGATTAGGAATCTCAAACAATTGAACTAGAATTTCTTCATTCCGTGCCAGCTGCTTATCCATATATGTCCGAATCTCATGAAGAAGATAGATTACAAACTTCTGAGCTTCATCTGGATGGACTCGTGCTTGCCGGAAGGTCTGCTCCGTATACTCTACGACAGATTGGTAGGCTGCGTGGTCAATGAGCTGAAATGCTGCCAGTATGCGCTCCAGTATCTCCAGCTGATTGTAATGCTTTGAAAAGTGCTGATCCTTGAGCTTGTCATAATCCAAAATCATGCTGTTATCCTCTTCATAAAAGGCATGCAGCAGCGCCTCTTCTGCCGTTATTTGGGACTGCCTAATACGAGTCAGTGAAGACACGGCAGAACCAGCAGCCATAAATGCACGAAAGCTCGCCAGACGGCGAGCCATTGCTT from Paenibacillus polygoni encodes the following:
- a CDS encoding ABC transporter substrate-binding protein, whose translation is MGERKKPFFRAGATLLLSLGVVLAGCSGGSGSDSGGGETSSKGSEVGTDNPIEISVFLNEAGQQPTADNKIYKKIKEELGVSFNFEFLAGDKNQKLGVMIAGGDYPDLISADTKLTAAGSVIPLEDLIEEHAPNLKKHYEKYWNQMKDPNDGHIYYLPNYGAYNGEVSDTYYSGPAFWVQKAVLKEFGYPQLKTLDEYFDLIEKYKEKYPTIDGKPTIGFEVLNYDWKNWSLLNAPQHLIGHPNDGGVVVNDGKAEIFADKDYAKQYYQKLNEINAKGLLDKEAFAQNYDQYMAKLSSGAVLGMFDQHWNFQQAEDSLTTQKKIERTYVGFPLVYDSSTKDYYRDRAALNLNNGFGITVSAKDPVKIIKVLDKLIEEDWQKLMTWGVQDEDYYVNEEGRFMKTQEQRDKATDATWKLANKADAFYATAPKLEGYFSDGNATSASNQPEEYQASLKPFDKEVLDAYGFNSYIDFFSAPPENPVYYPAWSVDLVEGSPAKIASTKLNETSTKYLPRAILAKPTEFDGVWSEYVSEIQKLDVKAYEDRINEVLQWRIDNWSVK
- a CDS encoding response regulator gives rise to the protein MTFKVLLIDDEPWALEGLQLWIPWEQLGFEICGVCENGAEGLKRMEEWKPDLVMVDIHMPVMDGLEMIEEWRRRGNGSTKFIIITGYSDFEYARKALKFRVSRYLLKPLDEDQAVLEIRAVVQELIKEQEQLHIGQVVQREHEIMSIKETLMGKELSIEAHQVIESLSQSAEVWNVCLVQGPQENAARWIRLSAEFLNQGDPVYMIRLRNNLVSIVFGDAAHESSAPIRKQLEAMARRLASFRAFMAAGSAVSSLTRIRQSQITAEEALLHAFYEEDNSMILDYDKLKDQHFSKHYNQLEILERILAAFQLIDHAAYQSVVEYTEQTFRQARVHPDEAQKFVIYLLHEIRTYMDKQLARNEEILVQLFEIPNLDATMLTLDVLIDMLYSCGRVCFELLLKENPAETQGIVQDINDYIHVHFREGLTIKMLAEHFFLHPAYLGQLLIRKNGIGFNEMLHNLRIEEACRLLQMNQYKNSEISEKVGYSSYPLFLKQFEKRMNMSPNDYKKNVQL